One genomic window of Solanum stenotomum isolate F172 chromosome 9, ASM1918654v1, whole genome shotgun sequence includes the following:
- the LOC125876919 gene encoding uncharacterized protein LOC125876919, translating into MASKIQQLQSQACQTSKFVAKHGTAYYKQLLEQNKQYIVEPPTVEKCNELSKQLLYTRLASIPGRYEAFWKELDSVKQMWKNRKELKVEDAGIATLFGLECFAWYCAGEIIGRGFTFTGYYP; encoded by the exons ATGGCGTCAAAGATTCAACAACTGCAATCTCAGGCATGCCAAACTTCAAAATTTGTTGCCAAGCATGGTACTGCCTACTACAAACAGTTGCTAGAGCAGAACAAGCAGTACATTGTGGAGCCACCCACTGTTGAAAAGTGCAACGAGTTGTCCAAGCAGTTACTCTACACTCGCCTTGCAAG CATTCCTGGCCGTTATGAGGCATTTTGGAAGGAGCTTGATTCTGTGAAGCAAATGTGGAAGAATAGAAAGGAGTTGAAGGTTGAAGATGCTGGAATTGCAACGTTGTTTGGTTTGGAGTGTTTTGCATGGTATTGTGCTGGTGAGATAATAGGAAGAGGGTTTACATTCACTGGTTACTATCCTTGA